In Columba livia isolate bColLiv1 breed racing homer chromosome 8, bColLiv1.pat.W.v2, whole genome shotgun sequence, a single genomic region encodes these proteins:
- the PBX1 gene encoding pre-B-cell leukemia transcription factor 1 isoform X6, with protein sequence MEEERSVLSIRGAQEEEPTDPQLMRLDNMLLAEGVAGPEKGGGSAAAAAAAAASGGAGSDNSVEHSDYRAKLSQIRQIYHTELEKYEQACNEFTTHVMNLLREQSRTRPISPKEIERMVSIIHRKFSSIQMQLKQSTCEAVMILRSRFLDARRKRRNFNKQATEILNEYFYSHLSNPYPSEEAKEELAKKCGITVSQVSNWFGNKRIRYKKNIGKFQEEANIYAAKTAVTATNVSAHGSQANSPSTPNSAGGYPSPCYQPDRRIQ encoded by the exons ATGGAAGAGGAGCGTTCAG TGCTGAGCATCCGGGGGGCACAAGAAGAGGAGCCCACGGACCCCCAGCTGATGCGGTTAGACAACATGCTCCTGGCCGAGGGGGTAGCGGGCCCCGAAAAAGGAGGCGGCTcggccgctgctgctgccgctgccgccgcaTCGGGAGGAGCCGGCTCCGACAACTCGGTGGAGCACTCGGACTACAGAGCCAAACTCTCCCAGATCCGGCAGATCTACCACACGGAGCTGGAGAAGTACGAGCAG GCATGCAACGAATTCACGACCCACGTGATGAACCTGCTGCGTGAGCAGAGCCGGACCCGACCTATCTCGCCAAAGGAGATAGAGCGGATGGTGAGCATCATCCACCGCAAGTTCAGCTCCATCCAGATGCAGTTGAAGCAAAGCACGTGTGAAGCCGTCATGATCCTGCGCTCCCGATTTCTGGACGCACG GCGGAAGAGACGAAACTTCAACAAACAGGCTACGGAAATCCTGAATGAGTATTTCTATTCCCATCTCAGCAACCCTTACCCCAGTGAGGAAGCCAAAGAAGAGCTAGCCAAGAAATGCGGCATCACAGTCTCACAG GTATCAAACTGGTTTGGAAATAAGAGAATCCGGTACAAGAAGAACATAGGTAAATTCCAAGAAGAAGCCAATATTTATGCTGCCAAAACGGCTGTCACGGCTACCAACGTGTCAGCACATGGAAGCCAGGCTAACTCACCCTCAACTCCCAATTCAGCTG